Genomic DNA from Parasteatoda tepidariorum isolate YZ-2023 chromosome 3, CAS_Ptep_4.0, whole genome shotgun sequence:
GTTTCTATTCCTGCAAAAGGAATCTGAAGTCTTGAATATTTAGTCAATTATGTATAgagtattaatttttgaatactgCTGCTCAAGAActtgaagatatatatatagctcTTTTTTTTGTTCCCCACTGCCAAATAAAAAACTCTATTTGACTTTTTCATGTTGCAGCTTTTTCAATGTTCTTTTTAGTCACTTTTTAATAAGTGTATGAAGCGGAGCTTCATACACTAATACTTTTGCTTATTGTAAACCCtaatttaacaagaaaatttttaataaatggttagtttaatgttaaaattaagagAAGCAATGCAAGATCCCTTGTACGCCCTGCCATGAATCACAAAAAGTTAAAGCCACATGGCTAGTATggcatttataaatgaatttaaaatgtgttttattaaaattcaagtagaatctttatgaatattttgtacttttcttGTGAGGTCTAAATTAAACCCGAAAATAGCCACGTGGCAAGTcagattttaatgatataaatatatcaatgcagaaagacaatttaaaaacagaatttacattaaaatgtccGATatctttattcataattttgatctttcAGAATCTATTAATTTTGGATCAAAAGATTCATGTGGGAGAAGAGTTCTTTAATAATTCACTTATTCAGGGGTAGCcgcaaagttttttaaaattttaggaacttttttcaaaagaattttaggGGTAATATATGATTTTGCTAGGATAAAAACAGATCACACGGTAGTTTATTACATAACAGAAGATTATTACAATTCNtaatgatataaatatatcaatgcagaaagacaatttaaaaactgaatttacattaaaatgtccaatatctttattcataatttagatCTTTCagaatctattaatttttgatcGAAAGATTCATGTGGGAGAAGAGTTCTTTaataattcacttatttcaaagtTGCTATGTATATGTGACCAGCAAAGTAAGAAATgccggcattatatataatgcctgacgtttttaggcaaagtatgaaatataagtattatatactttgcctaggcattatatataatgccggatgctatttaggcaaagtatgaaataaacgtcctgatgatgttattatgtaaatgatgtgcatgttactgtgaatgaccgaaatcggtggttgttgacaaTCAAATAgccgctttggtgaatgtccgaaatatttattacatccgatttgatattaatttattcgtggatataattatatttattcgatattttaatacttactgactatagattagaagaaacatcagtgtttgttaaattaacttccgaaaattttattttcaatgatttaataaaaaatccaagcaaaaagtgattattaaataaaaaggaccTATCGATATCGGTCACCGACTCGCTAGGTATGAGGAAAAGTATACAAGTCTAATGGctacttacattttaaactttttatttcaaaattgtaataagtaacattttacaacatttggtagttattattttttctttttaaaaataagtattttaataacgtAAGTAATCATTGTTCACAAATAGAATTGAAACttggttaaaatttgaaatatgatcaGTAACATATTGCTgtacttaatataatattatgtgACAAAGGAGAGGTGtcataaatattgagaaaaaaagtgacaatatttaatttatactcaGTCCCTTCTAAAGGTAATAGCTAAAGGCTAAATGAAGTGCAGATTAAGTGTATGTttggattattttattattaaatacacaaTATTCTGGTGTAAATTTaggaataattctaaaaaagtatgaaatgtagagtataaattttgtttatgtagtttaactcttttttcgtacttggaaaaaaaaaacatttttttgtaaattattttatagtaaacaaTACTTAGTTATTAAAGgttttaacaaagaaatactAACGAAACATCagcaaacaaataaacaaaaagttaaataaacaatgatattttattagaaaaaaaaggcatatgtatacaaatatgaatatttaatccTTCCTAAGAGAGAATGACATTTCTTTCAAACCATCTGCAGAGAGAATGTACATCAAAACACTATCACcgcaatatatatttctttcagcaGCTGAAGTAAACACATCCTTTATTATAGTAACTGAATCATCTATGTTAATTTTAGGCTCTTTCTTTGGGACAACATCACcaatattttttccatcaatCTAGAAAtgaggtatttattttaatttcagagggaaagtaattattaacaaaatgtaagtCCACATTTCCAATACTTAGgaagaaattaaaagcattgTTAGTTTCCATGCAAcaatagttacaaaaattatttaagaaataagttcACTAGTGTAAATATGTgcttgttaattaaaaaagaaaaaaaaatggttctgaatagtaaacaaattttatttcagttgtttGAAAAGAAAGACGAAATGGTTTGCAGGTGCTAGATGAAAGAACTTTCTAGACAAAGTCTATAGAATTAAATACTTCACTCTAATGCAGTGTTGGTACGCGTACCCCAAGGGGTacaggaacagtttagcgggggtacgcgttcttatgcgaaatatcttgcaacaaacaaaaatttcaaagcattttatttaaaaacaaagctagccataaaaatttatgattatgtatttttctattgactatttttttacagagttaACAGCTAATAAtcagtggtgtcaacagccagtgcTGATTTTGAActttagtgcaatttttttatagtaaaaaatacatttattttttcattagtggtacacagctttacgaaaaatttagaaagggtacacaaaagacgtaagtttgggaaacactgctctaatgTTATGAAGACTTATTGTTcttcaaaacaaatgtttacctcataaaatttttaaaaattataacccCAGTATTCTTCCTAGGTGTTTTTATGAAAGTGGCCAACTTTGCCTCCGTTTTGAAGACAGCACCCATTTcgccatattttaaaaaatgtagctcTATTTGCTAACCAACCTTGAGATTATTTAAAGGATTGTGctacattaatgtttttttcccctctttaatttaaccaaaaaactGTAAACAATTTCTCTTTAACACCTTTTTCAACATAActattttaagtcatttattttttttagtaagagcaataacattttttattattatttaatcccCAAGCCATGCCCTGCTAAGTTAGGTTACCAATAACAAACTTATATAAAACTTCAAAGCAAATGATGCAATAATATCAAATAGTGTTTTATGCATATTTCCACCCCCCCCccaaagtgatttttaaattttagttcaatatgaagatttttataaactcaaagggttcttttatttttatgattgattAACCAATACATActattaaaagattaataacttttattatagtgaaatttaatgtaatattccATCTAACACTGCTacctaagaaatttttaaatgcataaaaaataacaagaaagtTTTTATGGATATCcaacaaagtaaaatattaccAGTCTATTAAATAGCTTTGTGGAAGCAAGAGATTGTTAAAGAAAGAGTACTTtgaacaattcaaattttagcatattataactaaattacaagcaattaaataattgttatagtTATAATATAGTAACAATGGAATAATTGTAGAtgttggaaaaaatttactgtaaacCTCACTGGCTACTCATTGTTACGATGACTTTCAGGTTTACCTGACTCAGaagtctttgaaaaatatacttttcctgaataaactttttttttattgaattttatatgaaggttggcatgattaaattgatttaaatcacttgatttttttatttctaaaaatcgctaatttaaaaaatataattaataaatataatctttaatgttatttttctaagtcagattttattgataatgaaGGCTTTGtacaaagaaataatgaaaattattgtaattcaaaactgactttaaaaaaaaaaaaaagatctaacAGTAGcatgaaacttttaaactatacagttttatatttctatttattatgttatttgaagtttatttaaaacaggTACTGACTACTAAAGCTCATTAAATACatagtaattataatacaacaatgaagaaaaaaaaaaagacttgttCTGCCCAgagtaatttagaataattttttttcaatatcgtTTTCTGATCTAAACTAATTTACTCTTTATTGGATATTAATCGATAAATTGACtccctttctttaaaattcagcaGAATATTAAACttgaacaattataattttatttattttgtgagaatttgtaattaaataaaaattttaaacattttagttagAAAGATTTTAGctacaatattgtttttaaagaatatcaaATAACTAACTGAAGAAATGAAAGTCTGAGTCAACCTTTGCCTGGCCCGAGGAtagaacccaggacctgtggcatgCAAGCATATCAAAATGTACCGACCTGATTATCCAACAATGGCTGAAGTAGATGAGCGGCTGAACCAAATGCTATGTTACTTGTTTCAGATTTGTGGCCAACAGAATCATAAGAGTAAACACGACCTTTACctgcaattaaaaacaaattttaaactcaaattaatttaaataataaacctaattatattatttaaaggtataaatagcaaataataaaaaatccaagtacaattatttacataaaaatataatttcacagatatttgattttaaagcaataagtTTGTTCAAACATGGCCAGTTGGTACTCCACTCgctaaaataaaaccaaatacaCTGAAAATAtacactcaaatttttttaaaggaatagttaaaaataaattatgctaaaaaaattaataatcataatgtgattagtcaataatttttaattaaatacaatcataaacaaatgttaaaattaaataaatgttaagctgttcatcaaagaaaatttcagaaacttattttatagaaaCCTCACAAAAAACATCTAATATGCaacatgtaatttaaaataaaatgagattttttaaataatcaaatacagCTGAATATTACAAAGAATACAGCTAGCTAGCTAGAATATTCAGCTGATTGTAGTCAAATGCATTCCTAGACTTCATACAAAAACAAGAAtactatattaaattcaaatcacACATTTTagacaataaaacaaaagagtaaaaaagtaattacctTCATTATCTAAACCAGCTACCACAGAATGTACATAATAAGGAAAGAATCTTTTATAATATAACAAAGATGAGAGCAACTGAGCAAGCGCAGGAGTACTTATTTGTTTGTTGTGCTCGTGCATAtacatctaaaaaattaaatataataatcaatattcagcacaaaaattctttatattttttttcatttctaactaattttgaggatttttaaaagaaataatcaaaagtTTTCTACACAAAGATTtgatccttaaaataaaataagagcgCTACATCTTAGCACAGTTTTGATGCATGAACCATAATTAacactgaattaaaattttggatcTCGAAAATAGTTTGtagcaaagtaaaaatacaaaggAGGCACTTTTGACAGTCTATTTTTCCGCtcaagcaaaatattaattaaatgatttgaatTCCACAAATATATTCACAATACTTTTGTAATAATACTTTTCACAATACTTTTCTTCCATagaatcagaaataattttagttgaaaaagaccagtacctatttatttttttaacatttaaatgaaatcgtGATTCTTTTAAGGGCATTTTACTATCGGTCTGATTCTCGCAGTGTCATTTGTAAATAACATACACAAAATTCACACAAAAATAGTATACCTTCATCCTAGCTTCAACAAGCCTAGAAAGAGTGAGAGCATCACACCAGCATCCAGTTAAACCCATAATGGTTTTATTTGacctgaaataaatttttttttttttaatactttcaataAAGACCATGAATTTAACAAGTCTTTCAAGTTTAaccaatttattcaaataagaaaacagGAATATTATAATTCACAAAGGATGTAACAACGCGTTTTATATCAGCTTAGTTGCCAACATCACAAAATCACAATTAGGAGGTTCTTTGGGAGAAACtctaaacacaaattttttttatcaaacaatgattttttaaaaattagagatttttcaaaataagaaatgaaaatacctaaaaatatattttataccttatttaaaagaataaaaacagacaaaaaactgaaaatatgtttacgaattaaaaaagataatattaaaaatttaatatatttatcttattaatttaatatatttattatattatatttaaatcttcaCTTGAATAaacaactcaaaaaattatagctaataagaatttatttttacacaatgaAAATGCAATAAcgatttaacaaaataaaaataaattaatcttttaaagataaatatgaagcaaatttattttttgacgaaaaactctactgaaattttcaaagcattttctACTATTGGCACATATTAGcaacataagattttttaaattctgataagATAGAGAAGATCGATAATTAGCTCAATTTTTCTTCACTTGACTTGAGATTTGTTCCCATTTAGTATTTAATGTTGTATTACTAGCAAGAAAAACATAACACAGCcaatttactaaatttctttttctctaaaatattttttatttgaccgACTGAAGACCACTGTTCTACTTTCATCAATAATCTTTGACAATAAGTTCTCCATCTGTAACTCACAGAATTAGGAGAGAATAAAATCAATGGTCTCTTGTTTTGATTGAATGAATGTTCTCTTTGATCATAACAACATGGAGAttctttaatttactaaaattatcaataagattctttaatttactaaaattatcatTAGATGTAGCTATGATGGGATTAACCAAAACCAAAACTTTGAATGAAGAACAAAATCACTTCTCCCATCATGGGATATATTGATATCTGTACCACAATCAGTGCATAAAGGAAAAGTGCCTTTAATAGacataatataagaaaattcttTAGTGTAAGAATCTTTAAATTGTGAGAGGTATTTTTAggcttatacatttttttaagtagcgAGAAGTGCcaacacacacacacaacatTCATTtaacgaaaaacaaaaaatgatccatgatgaataaaaatgtcaCAGATAATGCTTTAAACCTATGCTCTTAATGTTTCACTGAAAGGAATCAATTCAACACTAACTTAGAATTTTCCCCCAAACCAGGAATTCATGACGTCCTACAATTTCCTATCCTTGGATAAAATTTGTTCCTGCCCTTCTCATTTCGAACTAAGTTGAAGCCAGACCAATTTAAATCCACATTTTTTATCCCCCTCTTCGACAAAAAGCTTCTGAAACAAGATCTTGTATAAACATTTTAGCGAGCACACACAGTTTGCAATGATTTTCACACCTCACTTTAATTGCCTTAATTTTTTGTAGGGATTTTTCTCTCAGAAATCTCTCATTTCGAAAAATCCTTTCAGggacttttataaattaacaatatttaataattttttttatacaaaatcatatgaagtaaaacatattttagtaatctgattttagtaaaatgactaaatttattatcttttttcatttattttaaaagcaaaaagtataataaaagtttataattttttgtacataatataatatatatatatggtttgtaattttttgtattgtaagACATATAAAGAAttcatacactgtaaaaaattctaataaacataatatatgCTGTAAATATATACTTTCCTTTCATGGGTGTATGCAAAGCATAtagaaattctattaattagttttaaagcaaCTAATgtgtttgtttataatttaaacttaaacgCATAACATATTATGCTttgcattttacaaaaaatcatttcagttaatttatCATTATGCATTTcactatacatttataaaagaaatatgacCGAAACAGTtgcttttataacaattattcatttattttttattaattcctttGGTAATAATCGAGAAATCAAGCAAGATTTTTTCAGAATGTACTATATcttatgtttatatttagtaTACATAAGAATGCATGTATaatatgtttgtaaaaatttactttgggAAAAATTGAATCTCTtcgtgaaaaaaatcaataaaacctAGTTATCCCTAggcaaaattagtttttttcttctttttcataagaaaatcaGAGATAAGAAAAAACCCTtggttttttcataaaaacctGGGCTTTTACAAACCCTGAAATGAACAAAACTATTAGCAGGGATGTTCAATTGTTACTAAGCTTTCATAAACTCAACTTATTTCTCTGCActaacaaagataattttttattatagtacaaaatggataaatttacttgcattaaaaattgtttaatgatttAGGAAGgatgaaaatcaaaatgtagCAATTTATTTTCGTCCAGTAACAAggataaatgttaatgaaaaaacATATCCTAAGAATAATGttttctaaacaataaaattttagcatatttaattgAAGGTGAGATAATAATCTGACTCTTacaagttactttttttgtcaTAAGTAACAGagataataagtttttcaaaacaataaaataggcTTAACCATATTTGATTCTAAGAAAGATAATCAGaattaacaaaaacaatgaaaaaataatataccatTCAGAACATGGGAtagccattaaaaataaaaattcattcatacaTTAAAATCAACATGTACCCACACAAACtgacaaacttttaaaaaaagccaaaagattaattttgaaaataaattaaaaaacttacaacTTGAAAAGTTTTGGACAGTCCCGAGATAAAATACTGTAGCCAGTTGAGAGCCTTGTATCAGCACCAATTACCACAAAATCATCACCTCTTATTGCAACAATGCTcctagagaaattaaaaatattttcgtcattaaattaaagtattgaaTGATGCATAATTCTGCACTGGTGATGGCATTCAACTCTCTGCATAAGTATGCACTGGTTcttacaaaagaaattaaaatgtattaaaaataaatgattattaaaatctagTTTGAAccctaaaagaaagaaatattgttttatatttccaTATGAGTTTTTTCTTCCCTAAAGCATAGAAAAAGCTCTTTTTATCTCAGCAATTTAGCAAGGTAATGTgcaaactataaatattttcacagtaatttttttcatagaaatgaaaatctactaatatgcaaaatattggTGTAATCAGGTACAGCAATATTGTGGGAATGAtctgaaacatttatttgtcCGGTTTTTAATATGTAcagagcataaaaaaattaaattaaatttttaaaaaaaaagaccatcgtaaataacttttgatctaatgattggatcttcatgttctaagTTTCAATCTTAATGACTCAAGTGGAATTAGGCACAAAAACTATAcagaataaatacttttttttgttgtcagaTTCAGATTTTCAACCTCCGAAATATAGAAGGTAGCCGGCATCTGCGAAATATGACACTAATTTTATCAGTAGATAAAGTTAGGACTCCTTAATTTTGGCGTTTTTCACCATatcttgcaaatttttaagataataaaaaatttttaacacaattataaaatttgtttatccaataataattccatgcaaaacaaaactttcagtaaatatttattagtttttattatttttttcaataatagtcaaaaaaaaaatttgaattataagatataaaattttttacatcatattaAACAATGTAgttttatatagtaaaatacaaaatttgtcaaacagtttctgataaattgaatcttaactttttcaaaattccattgATTTCActccaattttataatttgccaTTTACATTTAAGGCTCCAAAATATGGACCGGTCTCCTGACCAAGCCCAAATTGCCAAGCCAAATTCCCAAATTGCGGCTACTCCTATATTTAGGTTGTTAGAGAGCCGAATCTGTCTAAAAAAAGGTATGCCTATTCAGAGCAAGTACACCTTtatgcctgatttcgtaacttaaaatatcgtctgcactaattaattaacatatttgagatcatccTTTTGAACCTTTAAAAACTGAGTCCTTGAAAGTGAAGATTCAATCATAAGATTAAATGTCATTCAGCgtaatctgtattttattttccacactttatttacaattttttccctttgtacaaaattataagTAGATAAAGAGTTCGGCAACATGGATCTGTGGTACACTCTtcgaatttctaaattttaagtgaaaagtaGTGACTATTATAAAAGCTCATGACAATTATAAGTGTTGTTGTTGCACGCCCCCATTGGCCAGCAGTGCTAGACCAGGTCCATGACGTTACACCCTCAAAAAATCCAACACCGTCGATGGATCATCTGCTAAATCCTGCTTGGTGAGCTCCAGGCACACAAGGATGTAGTGAGGCGAAGCCTGCTCTGAAGAATAGTACTATTATAACTAGTGACTATtataaaagcaaacatttttaagcttGTAAACTCTCAAAGCAATCCAGTTGCTGagaagatttccgtatcgtgatctgcaGCAGAATAGTCGCCAAGTTTTAGCAACCTCAACTGAGCAGACAAAAAACCACAGAAAGGAACAAACTTGAAGCCTTTAACTCCAAGCCATCTCCAGGCTGACATGTTTCTCTATTTCCAAGAGCTTAGGAATATATTCACTACATCAATACCCATCAGAATTTTAATTCCCTGATGCATGTCATATAAATGAATCATTATcgaaatgaaaatgtaattgcaaaaaatacaaTCGGTGTAACGCTACAAAATAGTCTccattccaaataaaaaaatatcattaaaacatttaaactctGAACAAtttgattatataaaaaaggaGAGAGAATATCTTCACTTCAAAAATTGAAgagtaatttttcaatcaaatgcAAAGAGTAGTTGATTTTTCATAGAACTGTTATACAGACGTTTCAAAATCGCAGAATAAGTTTTTAGAAACAGATACGAAGCACTGTGTTTTTCGGATAACTCGCGACTGACTGTTACATTGTCGgatgtttaattttactcaCCCTTCATTATTCTCATAAGGATTGAAGCTCAATTGCTTCGGCTTGCCATAACCTTCAATATTTTGAGTAGCAAAAAgatccattttaaattatattctcttccaAAGTAAAAGTTCAATCAAGATTGTATTCTTGTTTACGAAAAATGCTTGTCATTCGACCGATTCCGAAATAAAGAAAACAGTTAGCAGTTAAAAAAGCGTCGACAACCggtgaaaaattaataattttgcacgcgattaataattatagtttattgatttatcgcttgatataaatattttcaatcattaattattagtaattaacGCGGATAAAGTTTAAATAGCGCTTCATTGCTAAGTTAACGCTGACCGTAATTGAGTAAGAACTGCAAGTAACTGAAACTGTAACCAATAACtctcattttgtttattttgattctgACTGCAGAAATGAGCTTACTTTAATCTCTCGACTAACATTCAAATCAGTatcttaatgtaaataattgttttgttaaataataaattattctttgtatatatatataattaacatttactagtgaaatttaagaatctatttattttgtgttcaaTTAATGtcaatttataataagttttgaGATGCGCTCAATTCCATGTATACGAAGTACCTTTTTGaggatttcttatttttgtacgCCGAAATATAACTGTACCCTTTCATCTTTTCGATGCAATGGAACTTTAACATCCTTTAATACCATTAAAGTGAAAATCTGTACTGATGAAACTTCAAAAGCTtgctacattaaaaataatcatataattaACTCCTTACGAGCTTACTCGAAAAAGAAGAAATCTAAAAAAGCGGCTCTAGAGGTGTGAACTACCTTACACTTTTATCTCCTATTTTATGCTCTTAATTCGACATGTatcgtaaataatttaatgatgagTTCATGCATCATCTGAAAATGTATAGtactttaaatattaggaaatttaTACATCTTCTTGCGATATACTTTGTCTCTATactgtgaataaaataaaatttcctgtcACGATGTATGTACCATTTCTACGGATAGAAGGgatatttcagtattctgatCTGTTgagccaactacaatcgccaaggtgctaAATAGATTCTAaacttgcaattaaaaaaaaaaatttaggtgtTTGCCTGGGAGTgcctacgagttatacctttcgacaTGGTCACTTTCtgtgacgtttttttttttatttttaaatttattttttattgtttctcgTGAGTCATTGAAcagaagttgccaagacttggcaattattctgccccagatcacgatacggaaatcttcccatatgaaaaaaatttagtcaagtCCTAAAGATAAGTTGCTAAAAGATTTCATTCACCTGTACATTTTCACAGTTAAATGAGTGTTTCTTCAGATCTGGAACTATTCATTCACATTAAATTCAAACACTGGTATTTATATGTAAGGTCTGCTCAAACACTGGTATATATGTGTATACCcataagcagaatattttcaaatgttctgcaaCAGGACTTACTTATTTATACAATTGTTCTGCAAACATTTCACAGtgaaataaaatcaagtttactttaaaataaattttcatttattaaaaaacaggaTCATACACAGATAcactacattaatttttaagccaAGGCAAATGTTcttgatttgttactttttcaagcacttttgaagtacaaaattttgttgatgatgaatttatataatgcctatgatcaggggtctgtccaggccgaatttactaccgtttagcggtaccttcacaaattcaactttaggaaaaacggtagtttcacaaaatactttttcttaaaatttcatttttgtatcccttaacaaacgataaatccatatttttgtgttgattttttaatataatttttaatttttcacaaatcatgtctaaattttcacaaaataggtacctgtCAGAAAAACCTAGATAGACCCCTGATGATA
This window encodes:
- the LOC107454762 gene encoding proteasome subunit beta type-1 → MDLFATQNIEGYGKPKQLSFNPYENNEGSIVAIRGDDFVVIGADTRLSTGYSILSRDCPKLFKLSNKTIMGLTGCWCDALTLSRLVEARMKMYMHEHNKQISTPALAQLLSSLLYYKRFFPYYVHSVVAGLDNEGKGRVYSYDSVGHKSETSNIAFGSAAHLLQPLLDNQIDGKNIGDVVPKKEPKINIDDSVTIIKDVFTSAAERNIYCGDSVLMYILSADGLKEMSFSLRKD